From a region of the Terriglobia bacterium genome:
- a CDS encoding DUF885 domain-containing protein, with the protein MRKLAVLALALSLAVPLASADAIDDLGRDFWAWRATTQPFSGDDIPRIERPDGWKADWSPAAITTQRRALAGFEQRWGKIPPQTDRAREVDRRLLGSAIMRVKWELDVLCAWQRNPRFYNAQTIGALFDALIVQPPFGQTRSDEIVRRLESVPAILGDARQNLTDPAAPFARVALLELKDIRPRLLAVARELKPAVAPEAAVRLEPAMERAIVALESYAGWLQQRLPQMSQKTAIGGDNYVWFLKNVALLPYAPEQLLQIGRLEWARSVAFEDLEHHRDRGLPDLKLAPSAEAQIKREAGDELAVRQYFHEFGILDLPDWLQHYRNLPMPRYLAPLSSVGVTDDLTSPTRLKENGVRYLPPPAPDIGYFAVINAKDPRTSIVHEGVHYMQMAWSWAHEDLIRRHYYDSGANEGIAFYNEEMMVQAGLFDDSPRTREIIYNMARLRALRVEVDVKLALGQFTIEQGAEYLSTTVPMDAETAHDEAAFFASDPGQAISYQIGKAQILGFLAQARRKEGDSFLLNRFHDFVWKNGNVPIALQKYEYLGDKADLDAVERLH; encoded by the coding sequence ATGAGAAAACTCGCTGTGCTCGCGTTGGCGCTGTCGCTGGCCGTTCCCCTCGCATCCGCCGACGCAATTGACGACCTCGGGCGCGACTTCTGGGCCTGGCGAGCCACAACCCAGCCGTTTTCTGGTGACGACATCCCGCGCATCGAGCGGCCCGACGGATGGAAGGCCGACTGGTCACCCGCCGCCATCACCACGCAGCGCCGGGCGTTGGCCGGATTCGAGCAGCGCTGGGGGAAGATCCCGCCGCAGACCGACCGCGCACGCGAGGTCGATCGCCGCCTCTTGGGGTCTGCGATCATGCGGGTGAAGTGGGAGCTTGACGTCCTATGTGCCTGGCAGCGCAACCCGCGCTTCTACAACGCCCAGACCATCGGCGCCCTGTTCGACGCCCTCATCGTCCAGCCTCCGTTCGGCCAAACACGCAGCGACGAGATTGTGCGCCGCCTCGAATCAGTTCCGGCTATTCTCGGCGACGCGCGCCAGAATCTCACCGACCCGGCCGCTCCCTTCGCCCGCGTCGCCCTGCTCGAATTGAAAGACATCCGCCCGCGCCTGCTGGCCGTCGCGCGCGAACTCAAGCCCGCAGTGGCGCCGGAAGCCGCCGTGAGGCTGGAGCCGGCGATGGAACGCGCCATCGTCGCGCTCGAGTCGTATGCCGGGTGGCTGCAGCAGCGCCTGCCGCAGATGTCGCAGAAGACCGCGATCGGCGGTGACAACTACGTCTGGTTCTTGAAGAACGTGGCCCTCCTGCCGTACGCGCCGGAGCAGCTGCTTCAGATCGGGCGCCTAGAATGGGCCCGCTCGGTCGCCTTTGAGGATCTCGAGCATCACCGCGATCGCGGGTTGCCGGACCTGAAGCTGGCGCCGTCCGCTGAGGCGCAGATCAAGCGCGAAGCCGGCGACGAGCTTGCGGTTCGCCAGTACTTCCACGAGTTCGGCATCTTGGACCTGCCCGATTGGCTCCAGCACTATCGCAACCTGCCCATGCCCCGCTACCTCGCGCCGCTCTCCTCCGTCGGCGTGACCGACGACCTGACCTCGCCTACGCGGCTCAAGGAGAACGGCGTGCGCTACCTGCCGCCGCCCGCGCCCGATATCGGATACTTCGCCGTCATCAACGCCAAGGATCCACGCACCAGCATCGTGCACGAGGGCGTGCACTACATGCAGATGGCGTGGTCCTGGGCGCACGAGGACCTTATCCGCCGCCACTACTACGATTCCGGAGCCAACGAGGGCATCGCCTTCTACAACGAGGAGATGATGGTCCAGGCCGGCCTGTTCGACGACTCGCCGCGCACCCGCGAGATCATCTACAACATGGCGCGCCTGCGCGCGCTGCGCGTCGAGGTGGACGTCAAGCTCGCTCTCGGCCAGTTCACCATCGAGCAGGGAGCCGAATACCTGAGCACCACCGTCCCCATGGATGCCGAGACCGCGCACGATGAGGCGGCATTCTTCGCCTCCGACCCCGGCCAGGCCATCAGCTACCAGATCGGCAAGGCGCAGATCCTCGGATTCCTCGCCCAGGCGCGCCGCAAGGAAGGCGACTCGTTCCTGCTGAACCGGTTCCACGACTTTGTGTGGAAGAATGGCAACGTGCCCATCGCCCTGCAGAAATACGAGTATCTCGGAGACAAGGCCGACCTCGACGCCGTGGAGCGCCTGCATTGA
- the nadB gene encoding L-aspartate oxidase: MKSVPAETDFIVVGAGIAGMRAAIELAAAGRVLVLAKNELTESATQYAQGGIAVALSDEDEISLHLQDTLNAGDGLCNVEAAKVLVEEGPERIQELIDWGTQFDRHGTKLTFTREGAHSRSRVLHAHGDSTGREIGRALYHKAKTFRNISFCEFEFAVDLCHHDGRVGGIELINEKGEVKEVHASAVLLATGGIGQVYKETTNPGVATGDGVAMAYRAGAEISDMEFVQFHPTALYVKGAPRFLLSEALRGEGAILRNQEMVRFMSKYHSMAELAPRDVVARAIAHEMERSKAPDPCVFLDMTHLEGKHLRERFPRIYATCMEFNIDMETDLMPVRPAAHYAMGGVRTDLEGRTNLPGLYAAGECACTGVHGANRLASNSLLEGLVYGARAGRTLCTEARPVGHKNNPGNKAGTRIEAPGEPNGPAAEGIIHGVQDLAWKEVGIVRNGGQLRQAIHQLERWHDRLPPMTSRRNCEAHNIYQSALLIARSALAREESRGAHYRLDYPSHNDAKFHKHSVVVRDKTRFE; this comes from the coding sequence ATGAAGAGCGTCCCAGCCGAAACCGACTTCATTGTCGTGGGTGCCGGCATCGCGGGCATGCGCGCAGCCATCGAACTGGCCGCCGCGGGGCGCGTCCTTGTGCTCGCCAAGAACGAGCTCACCGAATCAGCCACCCAGTACGCTCAGGGCGGCATCGCCGTCGCGCTCAGCGACGAGGACGAGATCAGCCTTCACCTTCAGGACACGCTCAATGCCGGCGACGGCCTGTGCAATGTCGAAGCCGCCAAGGTGCTGGTCGAGGAGGGCCCGGAGCGCATCCAGGAACTCATCGATTGGGGCACGCAGTTCGACCGGCACGGCACCAAGCTGACTTTCACGCGCGAAGGCGCGCACAGCCGCTCGCGCGTGTTGCACGCCCACGGCGACTCCACCGGACGGGAGATCGGGCGCGCGCTCTACCACAAGGCAAAGACGTTCAGGAACATCTCCTTCTGCGAATTCGAGTTTGCCGTCGACCTGTGTCATCACGACGGCCGCGTGGGAGGCATCGAGCTGATCAACGAGAAGGGCGAGGTGAAAGAGGTCCACGCGTCGGCGGTGCTGCTGGCCACGGGCGGCATCGGGCAGGTCTACAAGGAGACGACCAACCCGGGCGTGGCGACCGGCGACGGCGTGGCCATGGCCTACCGCGCCGGAGCAGAGATCAGCGACATGGAGTTCGTGCAGTTCCATCCCACGGCGCTGTACGTCAAGGGGGCGCCCCGGTTCCTGCTGTCGGAGGCGTTGCGGGGCGAAGGCGCGATCCTGCGCAACCAGGAGATGGTGCGCTTCATGTCCAAGTACCACTCCATGGCGGAACTGGCGCCGCGGGACGTGGTGGCCCGCGCCATCGCGCATGAGATGGAGCGCTCGAAAGCGCCCGATCCCTGCGTCTTCCTGGACATGACGCATCTCGAGGGCAAGCACCTCCGAGAACGCTTCCCACGCATCTACGCCACCTGCATGGAGTTCAACATCGACATGGAGACGGACCTGATGCCGGTACGGCCCGCGGCGCACTATGCCATGGGCGGCGTACGCACCGACCTGGAGGGCAGGACGAACCTGCCCGGACTCTATGCCGCGGGCGAGTGCGCCTGCACCGGCGTGCACGGAGCGAACCGCCTGGCCAGCAATTCCCTGCTCGAGGGGCTGGTGTACGGAGCGCGCGCCGGCCGCACCCTCTGCACCGAAGCACGCCCGGTGGGGCACAAGAACAATCCCGGCAACAAGGCAGGCACAAGGATCGAGGCCCCGGGTGAGCCGAACGGACCGGCGGCCGAGGGGATCATCCACGGCGTGCAAGACTTGGCGTGGAAGGAGGTCGGCATCGTGCGCAATGGCGGGCAACTGCGGCAGGCCATCCATCAGCTCGAACGATGGCACGACCGCCTTCCGCCCATGACCAGCCGGCGTAACTGCGAGGCCCATAACATCTACCAGAGCGCGCTGCTGATCGCGCGCTCGGCGCTGGCGCGCGAAGAGAGCCGCGGCGCCCATTACCGCCTGGACTACCCCAGCCACAACGACGCCAAGTTCCACAAGCATTCGGTCGTCGTGCGCGACAAGACTCGCTTCGAATAA
- a CDS encoding NAD-dependent epimerase/dehydratase family protein produces the protein MSDAPQTVLITGVAGNLGLRLLRELLDFQVIGLDKARPGADLPLRFESIDLGEEASCGQMVSVLRETGAQAVVHLAFVIDPVRTGVLNVDRMWRINVAGTARVMEAIAVVNRTGGAVKKFIYPSSVSAYGSDFPKAVSEDYRLGGHTLPYSIHKREADEVVQERAPALGDCATYLLRPHIFTGATMQNYLVGALRGTPTGLGKLGAWLRERGTRLPIVLPMGERYLQTKWQFVHVDDVARLVAHILRREDKRGELTVLNVAGRGRSLSFGECVRIANAKMVRLPGQAACRKVLGLMWNMGISGVPAEALPFFVGSYTMDTSRLQKFLGSEYEKVMQHTVEEALADSFVPVAERKPLVEPAVGGRQSSAGR, from the coding sequence ATGAGTGACGCGCCGCAAACAGTCCTGATAACCGGCGTCGCGGGAAACCTGGGCCTGCGCCTGCTCCGCGAGCTGCTGGATTTCCAGGTGATCGGGCTGGACAAGGCGCGGCCTGGTGCCGACCTCCCGTTGCGCTTCGAGAGCATCGACCTGGGGGAGGAGGCGTCCTGCGGCCAGATGGTTTCGGTATTGCGTGAAACCGGCGCGCAGGCTGTGGTCCACCTGGCGTTTGTGATCGACCCCGTACGCACCGGCGTACTGAACGTGGACCGCATGTGGCGCATCAACGTGGCGGGCACCGCCCGGGTGATGGAGGCGATCGCGGTGGTGAACCGCACCGGTGGGGCGGTGAAGAAATTCATCTATCCGAGCAGCGTGTCGGCCTACGGCTCGGACTTCCCCAAGGCGGTCAGCGAAGATTACCGGCTCGGCGGCCACACTCTGCCGTACTCGATCCACAAACGCGAGGCGGACGAGGTGGTGCAGGAGCGCGCGCCGGCGCTGGGCGACTGCGCCACGTACCTCCTGCGCCCGCACATCTTCACCGGCGCCACCATGCAGAACTACCTGGTCGGCGCGCTGCGCGGGACACCAACCGGCCTCGGCAAGCTGGGCGCGTGGCTGCGCGAGCGCGGCACGCGTCTGCCCATCGTCCTTCCCATGGGCGAGCGATACCTCCAGACGAAGTGGCAGTTCGTGCACGTGGATGATGTCGCGCGACTGGTGGCGCACATCCTGCGCCGGGAGGACAAGCGCGGAGAGTTGACTGTGCTGAACGTCGCCGGCCGCGGGCGGTCACTCAGCTTTGGCGAATGCGTGCGTATCGCGAACGCTAAGATGGTCCGCCTGCCCGGACAGGCGGCGTGCCGCAAAGTGTTGGGCCTGATGTGGAACATGGGGATCTCCGGCGTTCCAGCCGAGGCGCTGCCCTTCTTCGTGGGCAGCTACACCATGGATACGTCGCGGCTGCAAAAGTTCCTGGGATCGGAGTACGAAAAAGTCATGCAGCACACCGTCGAGGAGGCTCTGGCCGATTCGTTCGTGCCGGTCGCGGAACGCAAGCCCCTGGTGGAGCCGGCAGTCGGCGGTCGGCAGTCGTCTGCGGGACGCTAG
- a CDS encoding Na+:solute symporter — MQLTALDWLVLAVYFAINLGIGFHYYRRASGSVGEFFISGRSVPWWLAGTSMVATTFGADTPLVVTGLVYKNGIAGNWLWWAMALSGMMTVFFFARLWRRAGVLTDMEFAELRYAGKPAAFLRGFRALYLALPVNTIIMGWVYLAMAKVLEITLGLDKLHALLLALAIAALTLVYTAVSGLWSVLWTDFIQFILKMTMVIALAAFAVAAVGGMAGLTAKIAAYDATIHRNTLAFFPAPGSDLFLTFLVFLSINWWASWYPGAEPGGGGYIAQRIFSAKNERHSLGATLLFNIAHYALRPWPWILAALVAVAMYPNLKDPEAGYLQVMVTQLPPSLRGLMLAGFAAAFMSTIGTHINLGASYLINDFYRRFVRRGEAERHYVVASRVATVFVTLVAGIAAFYMDSIGGAWKFLIAIGAGAGLVFILRWFWWRINAWSEVSAMTAAAVSSLYLQSRWSAPVVTRLQEFDLRLPAAPLSSDDAHGFAWLMILTTAFTTVSWLVVTYLTPPEPAARLQAFYDKVQPAAAGWRAFARNHVSRQSLRWAAVDWIVGCGMIYSALFGIGYVVFGRFALGFGLLLCAAAGIAFIFWDLERRGWESLTG, encoded by the coding sequence GTGCAACTGACCGCGCTCGACTGGCTCGTCCTCGCCGTCTACTTCGCCATCAACCTCGGCATTGGTTTCCATTACTACCGGCGCGCCAGCGGGAGCGTGGGCGAGTTCTTCATCTCGGGGAGGAGCGTGCCGTGGTGGCTGGCGGGGACCTCGATGGTCGCGACCACATTCGGGGCGGACACGCCCCTGGTCGTTACCGGCCTGGTTTACAAGAACGGCATTGCGGGAAACTGGCTGTGGTGGGCGATGGCGCTGAGCGGCATGATGACTGTCTTCTTCTTCGCCCGACTGTGGCGCCGGGCCGGAGTGCTCACCGATATGGAGTTCGCGGAGCTGCGCTACGCGGGCAAGCCGGCAGCCTTTCTGCGCGGCTTTCGCGCGCTCTACCTCGCTCTCCCGGTGAACACCATCATCATGGGCTGGGTGTACCTGGCCATGGCCAAGGTGCTCGAGATCACCCTCGGCCTCGACAAGCTGCACGCCCTCCTTCTCGCCCTCGCCATCGCTGCTCTGACGCTGGTCTACACCGCGGTCTCGGGTCTGTGGTCGGTGCTGTGGACCGACTTCATACAGTTCATCCTGAAGATGACCATGGTGATCGCGCTGGCTGCCTTCGCGGTGGCGGCGGTGGGCGGCATGGCCGGGCTGACAGCAAAGATCGCGGCGTATGACGCGACCATCCATCGGAACACGCTCGCCTTTTTCCCGGCGCCCGGCTCCGACCTGTTCCTCACGTTCCTGGTGTTTCTCAGCATCAACTGGTGGGCGAGCTGGTATCCGGGCGCTGAACCCGGAGGTGGAGGGTACATCGCGCAGCGGATTTTCTCGGCAAAGAACGAGCGGCACTCGCTGGGCGCAACGCTGCTGTTCAACATCGCGCACTACGCATTGCGCCCATGGCCGTGGATCCTGGCGGCGCTGGTCGCGGTCGCGATGTATCCGAACCTGAAGGATCCCGAGGCGGGCTACCTCCAGGTCATGGTGACGCAACTTCCTCCGAGCCTGCGCGGGCTGATGCTGGCGGGCTTCGCGGCGGCATTCATGTCCACCATCGGGACGCACATCAACCTGGGCGCGTCCTACCTGATCAACGACTTCTACCGGCGTTTCGTGCGCAGGGGAGAAGCAGAGCGTCACTATGTGGTGGCTTCGCGAGTCGCGACGGTATTCGTCACGCTGGTTGCGGGGATCGCCGCGTTTTATATGGACTCGATCGGAGGCGCGTGGAAATTCCTCATTGCCATCGGCGCGGGCGCCGGGCTGGTTTTCATTCTTCGCTGGTTCTGGTGGCGTATTAACGCGTGGTCGGAGGTCAGCGCCATGACCGCGGCCGCGGTGTCTTCGCTCTACCTGCAATCGAGGTGGTCGGCGCCGGTGGTCACGAGGTTGCAGGAGTTCGACCTACGCCTGCCGGCAGCACCCCTGAGCTCCGACGATGCCCACGGTTTCGCGTGGCTCATGATCCTTACCACGGCCTTTACTACCGTGAGCTGGCTGGTCGTCACCTACCTGACGCCGCCGGAACCCGCAGCCAGGCTGCAGGCGTTCTACGACAAGGTGCAGCCCGCGGCGGCGGGATGGCGCGCCTTCGCGCGTAACCATGTCTCCCGGCAGAGTCTGCGCTGGGCTGCGGTGGACTGGATCGTGGGCTGCGGGATGATCTACTCGGCCCTGTTCGGCATCGGGTACGTCGTCTTCGGCCGCTTCGCCCTGGGATTCGGCCTGCTGCTTTGTGCGGCTGCAGGCATCGCCTTCATCTTCTGGGACCTGGAACGACGCGGGTGGGAATCGCTCACCGGGTGA
- a CDS encoding ubiquinone/menaquinone biosynthesis methyltransferase, whose protein sequence is MTSAEQEKIVGAQPAGARDEQAAATAVREMFSAIAPRYDLLNHLLSMNVDRLWWRRAARTFRHLLERPGARVLDLCCGTGDMGLAVRRQSPNPQIVGADFAHPMLRLAADKSLGKNFRVVEADALRLPLHDASFDLVVSAFGFRNLANYDAGLREIFRVLRPDGEVGILDFGEPRGVLGVLYGFYFRRVLPKVGTLISGVRGPYSYLPASVERFPDPQEMLGRMRAAGFQDASWTPYTFGIAGLYRGRK, encoded by the coding sequence TTGACGTCGGCAGAGCAGGAGAAGATCGTCGGCGCTCAACCGGCCGGCGCGCGCGACGAGCAGGCCGCGGCCACGGCGGTGCGCGAGATGTTTTCTGCCATCGCGCCCCGCTACGATCTGCTGAACCACCTCCTCTCGATGAACGTGGACCGGCTGTGGTGGCGCCGCGCGGCGCGCACTTTCCGCCACCTCCTGGAACGTCCCGGCGCGCGCGTGCTCGATCTTTGCTGCGGCACCGGGGACATGGGTTTGGCCGTCCGCCGCCAGAGCCCGAATCCGCAGATCGTCGGCGCCGACTTCGCCCACCCCATGCTTCGGCTCGCCGCGGATAAGAGCTTGGGCAAGAACTTCCGCGTCGTCGAAGCCGACGCCCTCCGCCTTCCCCTGCACGATGCCAGCTTCGACCTGGTGGTTTCTGCCTTCGGCTTCCGCAACCTGGCGAACTACGACGCAGGCTTGCGCGAGATCTTCCGCGTGCTGCGGCCCGACGGGGAAGTGGGCATCCTCGATTTTGGCGAACCGCGGGGCGTGCTCGGCGTTCTCTACGGCTTCTATTTTCGCCGTGTGCTTCCGAAGGTCGGCACGCTCATCTCCGGCGTGCGCGGCCCCTACTCCTACCTGCCCGCCTCCGTGGAGCGGTTCCCGGATCCGCAAGAGATGCTCGGCCGGATGCGCGCTGCGGGATTCCAGGATGCGTCCTGGACGCCCTATACCTTCGGGATCGCCGGTTTGTATCGGGGAAGGAAATAG
- a CDS encoding peptidyl-prolyl cis-trans isomerase, whose amino-acid sequence MRIFLILAVLMAMGSVAAAQAGTPQTSKSAQGAAKKPATPAKKSPAGGSQAVITIENLCPARQPKPTPCKTVITKDEFERIMHAIRPNLPPGARMQLAQSYAELLTFAAQAEKAGLDKTTEFQEQIKLRRLQSLAMAYNRYLQEKYAKPSEAELEKFYNENKPAYEEITLKRMHIPKPISSGEKKPAMDEAATKAMAERTRERAAAGEDFDKLQQEAIAAVNPEAAKTAAPPTSIGPRRRGTLPPPQEAQVFELTAGQVSPLFDERYGFFIYKVESKRVVPLAEVKTQIARQLEEQKMRDAVEKTISLVKTTFEQNYFKPPEPPEAPAAAPAAPVTPAPAAPTAGADKEAPKQEPPAATPPSPPPQQQQTPPPSGTAPTAPPK is encoded by the coding sequence ATGCGCATTTTTCTCATACTTGCGGTATTGATGGCCATGGGAAGCGTCGCGGCCGCACAAGCGGGAACGCCGCAGACCTCGAAGAGCGCGCAAGGGGCCGCGAAAAAGCCGGCCACCCCAGCGAAGAAGAGTCCCGCCGGCGGCAGCCAAGCGGTGATCACCATCGAGAACCTGTGCCCGGCGAGGCAGCCCAAGCCGACGCCATGCAAAACCGTGATCACGAAAGACGAGTTCGAGCGGATCATGCATGCCATCCGGCCGAACCTGCCGCCGGGCGCGCGCATGCAGCTGGCACAAAGCTATGCCGAGTTGCTCACCTTCGCAGCCCAGGCGGAAAAGGCCGGCCTGGACAAAACGACGGAATTCCAGGAACAGATCAAGCTGCGGCGGCTGCAATCGCTGGCCATGGCCTATAACCGCTACCTCCAGGAGAAATACGCGAAACCCTCCGAGGCGGAACTGGAAAAATTCTACAACGAGAACAAGCCAGCGTACGAGGAGATCACGCTGAAGCGGATGCACATCCCCAAGCCGATCAGCAGCGGGGAGAAGAAACCAGCCATGGACGAAGCCGCCACCAAGGCGATGGCGGAAAGGACGCGCGAGCGCGCGGCAGCGGGAGAGGATTTCGACAAACTGCAACAGGAGGCAATCGCGGCGGTCAACCCGGAGGCAGCGAAGACAGCGGCGCCCCCGACAAGCATCGGTCCGCGGCGCCGCGGCACTCTCCCCCCGCCACAGGAGGCGCAAGTCTTTGAGCTCACTGCCGGGCAGGTGTCGCCCCTGTTTGATGAGCGTTACGGTTTTTTCATCTACAAGGTGGAGAGCAAGCGTGTGGTCCCGCTGGCTGAGGTGAAGACGCAGATCGCACGGCAGCTCGAGGAACAAAAGATGCGGGACGCCGTCGAGAAAACTATCAGCTTGGTGAAGACGACCTTCGAACAGAACTATTTCAAGCCTCCGGAGCCGCCGGAGGCCCCGGCCGCTGCGCCCGCGGCCCCCGTGACGCCCGCGCCGGCAGCACCGACTGCGGGAGCGGACAAGGAAGCTCCGAAACAGGAGCCGCCTGCAGCGACACCGCCTTCGCCGCCGCCTCAGCAGCAGCAGACGCCACCGCCCAGCGGGACCGCGCCGACCGCGCCCCCAAAGTAG
- the aroB gene encoding 3-dehydroquinate synthase, whose amino-acid sequence MKEVNIAVPPRPYSAFVESGLLRRAGEQLVAVLGGKRRAFVVSSRPVRRHWGPAFAKALGKAGLKFDFIDMGDGERYKTMRTVEDLSARLVKGGADRSSVVIAFGGGVVGDVAGFVASIYMRGIDVVQVPTTLVAQLDSAIGGKTGVNLPAGKNLLGTFHQPRAVLVDPHLLSTLPEREYRSGLYEALKCGVIRNPAIFEFMEQERGAILRRDGAALEWLITECIRVKSDVVAADEREGGLRRILNFGHTVGHALEAETAYKQFLHGEAVAWGMIAASTIAAAMQKTDSATARRVISAVLAYAALPRVSTRPRSVLRRLQADKKTRDGVVHFVLPTGIGKVEIVSDVPDRAVLQAVEGLRDLSRA is encoded by the coding sequence GTGAAAGAAGTCAACATCGCCGTGCCGCCGCGCCCCTACTCGGCCTTCGTCGAGAGCGGACTACTGCGCCGCGCGGGCGAGCAGCTGGTCGCCGTGCTGGGCGGCAAACGGCGCGCGTTCGTGGTCAGCAGCCGCCCGGTCCGCAGGCACTGGGGACCAGCGTTCGCCAAGGCCCTCGGCAAAGCAGGGCTAAAATTCGACTTCATCGACATGGGTGACGGCGAGCGCTACAAGACCATGCGGACGGTCGAGGATCTCTCAGCGCGCCTGGTGAAGGGCGGCGCGGATCGCAGCTCCGTGGTCATCGCCTTCGGCGGAGGCGTGGTGGGCGACGTCGCCGGATTCGTCGCTTCCATCTACATGCGCGGCATCGACGTCGTGCAGGTGCCAACCACGCTGGTCGCCCAGCTCGACTCCGCCATCGGCGGAAAGACAGGCGTGAACCTTCCGGCGGGCAAGAACCTTCTGGGCACCTTCCATCAACCGCGCGCCGTGCTGGTGGATCCCCACTTGCTTTCCACCCTGCCGGAGCGCGAGTACCGCTCCGGCCTGTACGAAGCGCTCAAGTGCGGGGTGATTCGCAACCCGGCCATCTTCGAATTCATGGAGCAGGAGCGCGGGGCCATCCTGCGGCGGGACGGCGCCGCGCTCGAATGGCTGATCACCGAGTGCATCCGTGTAAAGTCCGATGTGGTCGCCGCCGACGAGCGCGAAGGCGGCCTGCGCCGCATCCTGAACTTCGGACACACCGTCGGCCACGCCCTGGAGGCGGAGACGGCGTACAAACAGTTCCTGCATGGCGAAGCCGTGGCCTGGGGCATGATCGCTGCGTCCACGATCGCCGCCGCCATGCAGAAGACCGACTCCGCGACTGCGCGGCGCGTGATCTCCGCTGTGCTCGCCTATGCTGCGCTGCCGCGCGTCTCCACGCGTCCGCGCAGCGTCCTCCGTCGGCTGCAAGCCGACAAGAAGACCCGGGACGGCGTGGTCCACTTTGTGCTCCCCACGGGGATCGGCAAGGTGGAGATCGTTTCCGACGTGCCCGATCGCGCCGTCCTGCAGGCGGTGGAGGGATTGCGCGATCTTAGCCGGGCGTAG
- a CDS encoding TerC family protein, translated as MAGNWLFWVLFNAFVLAMLVLDLGVFHRKAHAVRYREALAWTVVWVGLAATFAVLIYHFGHLMTGSWAKPNRQLALEFVTGYLIEESLSVDNLFVFLLIFRHFAVPRQIQHKVLFWGILGALIMRAIFIATGVTLIRRVQWIIYVFGAFLVYTGVKLAVHRGVAISPKDSWVLKLFRKHVRVTHDYKDDRFFEHTPQGWFATPLALVLVLVETTDVLFATDSIPAVLAVTQDPFIVYTSNVFAVLGLRSLYFALSGMMELFHYLHYGLAVILMFIGAKMLLSHYYDMPIHLALGVVAVVLAVSIGASIALPKKHEPEAGGPSSP; from the coding sequence ATGGCCGGGAACTGGCTGTTCTGGGTCTTATTCAACGCGTTCGTGCTGGCGATGCTCGTGTTGGACCTGGGGGTCTTCCATCGCAAGGCACACGCCGTGCGCTACCGCGAGGCCCTCGCGTGGACCGTGGTGTGGGTCGGCCTGGCCGCCACATTCGCCGTTCTCATCTACCATTTCGGTCATCTGATGACCGGCAGCTGGGCCAAGCCCAATCGCCAGCTCGCGCTCGAGTTCGTGACCGGTTATCTCATTGAAGAGTCGCTCAGCGTCGATAACCTTTTCGTCTTTCTGCTGATCTTCCGCCATTTTGCGGTGCCACGGCAGATCCAGCACAAGGTGTTGTTCTGGGGGATCCTGGGCGCGCTCATCATGCGGGCCATTTTCATCGCGACCGGCGTGACTCTCATCCGCCGCGTGCAGTGGATCATCTACGTATTCGGCGCGTTCCTGGTGTACACAGGCGTCAAGCTCGCCGTACATCGCGGGGTAGCGATCAGTCCCAAGGACAGCTGGGTGCTGAAGCTGTTCCGCAAGCATGTCCGTGTAACCCACGATTACAAGGACGACCGGTTTTTCGAGCACACGCCGCAAGGCTGGTTTGCCACGCCCCTGGCGCTGGTGCTGGTGCTGGTCGAGACCACCGACGTGCTGTTCGCCACCGATTCCATCCCGGCGGTCCTGGCGGTCACGCAGGACCCGTTCATCGTGTACACCTCGAACGTCTTCGCCGTGCTGGGCCTCCGCTCCCTCTACTTTGCGCTGTCTGGGATGATGGAGCTGTTTCACTACCTGCATTACGGGCTTGCGGTCATACTCATGTTCATCGGGGCGAAGATGCTGCTTTCGCACTATTACGACATGCCCATCCACCTCGCCCTCGGCGTCGTGGCGGTGGTGCTTGCCGTCTCCATCGGCGCCTCGATCGCGTTGCCGAAAAAGCATGAGCCGGAGGCTGGGGGCCCGTCCAGTCCGTAG